Proteins encoded in a region of the Apilactobacillus apisilvae genome:
- a CDS encoding prenyltransferase, translating into MINIKEYLNLIVLGPLLTTIFAFILGITFVLGNFGSINIWHSLLFLIIALLMHMFTNVTDNLEDYKKAVKHSAHGFIENTRVKGLSITKATRLDIALGILIAILGIYLVFITTYWLLLIGLWGFGVAFFYSAGKHSLSTTRFGDLASGVTMGIGITFACILINVPLSEINLRLLLIAIVSSGLTIFSITNMVLANNICDEEDDINLHRITIVARIGKENALKLYAFYYVLMYVSIVVSVIFQWLPWTMLLVLISIPKVWSNTKIFFGKQVKTETFGLTVQNINWFLTLNAIALVVYAAILYL; encoded by the coding sequence ATGATTAACATTAAGGAATATTTAAATTTAATTGTACTTGGTCCTTTGTTGACCACCATTTTCGCTTTTATTTTGGGAATAACTTTTGTTTTGGGTAATTTTGGCTCAATCAACATTTGGCATTCTTTGTTATTCTTGATAATTGCTTTGCTTATGCATATGTTTACTAATGTTACTGATAACTTAGAGGACTATAAAAAAGCAGTTAAGCATAGTGCGCATGGCTTTATTGAAAATACTAGAGTGAAAGGACTTTCCATTACCAAAGCTACTCGTCTAGATATTGCTTTAGGAATATTAATTGCGATTTTAGGAATCTATTTAGTTTTTATTACTACATATTGGTTATTATTAATTGGTCTTTGGGGATTCGGAGTTGCATTTTTCTATTCTGCTGGAAAACACTCATTATCAACAACTCGTTTTGGTGATTTAGCTTCTGGTGTCACGATGGGAATTGGGATTACCTTTGCTTGTATTTTGATTAATGTACCATTAAGCGAAATTAATCTTAGATTATTGTTAATCGCAATTGTGTCATCAGGCTTAACTATTTTTTCAATTACTAATATGGTTTTAGCTAACAATATTTGTGATGAAGAAGATGATATTAATCTTCATCGAATTACCATTGTTGCTAGAATTGGTAAAGAAAATGCTCTAAAACTTTATGCTTTTTATTATGTATTAATGTATGTAAGTATTGTAGTATCGGTTATTTTCCAATGGTTACCATGGACCATGTTATTAGTCCTAATTAGTATTCCAAAAGTTTGGTCCAATACTAAAATATTTTTTGGTAAACAGGTTAAAACTGAAACTTTTGGTTTAACGGTTCAAAATATTAACTGGTTCTTAACATTAAATGCAATTGCATTAGTTGTTTATGCAGCTATTTTATATCTTTAA
- a CDS encoding ABC transporter ATP-binding protein: protein MELLKVDNLTKKFKNKIAVNNVNLSVQKGQLVALLGHNGAGKSTTISMLIGLMKPTNGEIKLAGFSPNDAKYRQKLGVVFQNSVLDDDLTVEKNIDIRAHMYKNLDIHFKNKLIDDFELKNIIHQKYKTLSGGQRRRVDIVRSLLNKPEILFLDEPSTGLDIQTRNKIWEVLNNLRKSMNLTIILTTHYLEEAEDADFVYVMDKGNIVANDTVNDLKIKYTKDKLTLYSNNVHALKQHLDIDVAEETFESLTININDHNDAINILSKIKDFITTFEYKRGSMDDIFIALTGKEIQ from the coding sequence ATGGAACTTTTAAAAGTTGATAACTTAACTAAAAAATTTAAAAATAAAATCGCCGTTAATAATGTTAATTTAAGTGTTCAAAAAGGACAATTAGTTGCTTTACTTGGTCATAATGGAGCTGGTAAGTCCACGACGATTTCAATGTTGATTGGTTTAATGAAACCAACCAATGGTGAAATTAAACTTGCGGGTTTTTCACCCAATGATGCTAAGTATCGTCAAAAGTTGGGGGTTGTATTCCAAAATAGTGTCCTAGATGATGATTTAACGGTAGAGAAAAACATCGATATTAGAGCTCATATGTATAAAAACTTGGATATCCATTTTAAAAATAAATTGATTGATGATTTTGAATTAAAAAACATTATCCATCAAAAATATAAAACCTTATCTGGTGGCCAACGTAGAAGGGTAGATATTGTTAGATCTTTATTAAATAAACCGGAAATCTTATTTTTAGATGAGCCATCAACTGGCTTAGATATTCAAACTAGAAATAAAATTTGGGAGGTGCTAAATAATCTTCGCAAGTCCATGAACTTAACAATTATCCTCACAACTCACTATTTAGAAGAAGCTGAAGATGCTGATTTTGTTTATGTTATGGATAAAGGAAATATTGTCGCTAATGATACGGTTAATGATCTAAAAATTAAATATACGAAAGATAAGTTAACCTTATATTCAAATAATGTACATGCTTTAAAACAACATTTAGACATTGATGTTGCTGAGGAAACTTTTGAATCGCTTACAATCAATATTAATGATCATAATGATGCAATTAATATTTTATCTAAAATTAAAGATTTCATTACTACTTTTGAATATAAACGTGGCAGTATGGATGATATCTTTATTGCCCTAACTGGAAAGGAGATTCAATAA
- a CDS encoding LytTR family DNA-binding domain-containing protein, producing the protein MNIDFHQDETLAENDIKVLVSANKLSPQVINLLNQLNELNDSINENKVLPVSTDDRVVMLPFDNIIGIEVYGNELTIYSIEQEYTTNGKLKSVLNNLKPYHFIQISRSAIINLDHLKSMETAFSGSMTAFLTNDLKLNVSRKYLPELKRSLKM; encoded by the coding sequence ATGAATATTGATTTTCACCAAGATGAAACATTAGCAGAAAATGATATTAAAGTCTTGGTCAGTGCAAATAAATTATCTCCCCAAGTCATCAATCTTTTAAATCAACTTAATGAATTAAATGATTCAATTAATGAAAATAAAGTTTTACCGGTTTCAACTGATGATCGAGTAGTGATGTTACCTTTTGATAACATTATTGGGATTGAAGTTTATGGCAATGAATTAACTATTTACTCGATTGAACAAGAATACACTACTAATGGTAAGTTGAAATCAGTTTTGAATAACTTAAAACCATATCATTTCATTCAAATTAGTCGTTCAGCGATTATTAATTTAGACCATTTAAAATCTATGGAAACCGCATTTTCAGGAAGTATGACTGCTTTCTTAACCAATGATTTAAAGCTAAATGTTAGTCGGAAATATTTACCAGAATTAAAACGCAGTTTGAAGATGTGA
- a CDS encoding ABC transporter permease → MISLVKRNLLLYFNNRQRVFFSLMGAIISFILYILFLKNGIQSDLKSIHEGTKLLDYWLIGGTVTVTAITTTQSALNQKIVDKENRRIDDLLLTNASKLQINIGYVATSVVIGTLMQVIVFFLLSIYFNFSDGLLINFASIIPIILIAMLSSLVWTMVNMVIDLFFDNQASISGVNSIVGTCAGFFAGVYMPLGSLPKAGQKIIEFIPAAYNSSLYRNLLMKDQLNDSFSGLPSKVLSSFKDTMGLKVNGVTTQLGNVFALCIFILVLIILFLLISQFKNNRS, encoded by the coding sequence ATGATTAGTTTGGTCAAAAGAAATTTATTATTATATTTTAACAATCGTCAAAGGGTTTTCTTCTCTTTAATGGGAGCAATTATTTCATTTATCTTATATATTTTATTTTTAAAAAATGGTATTCAATCTGATTTAAAATCAATTCATGAAGGAACTAAATTGCTAGACTACTGGTTGATTGGTGGAACCGTCACAGTGACTGCAATTACTACGACACAAAGTGCTTTGAATCAAAAAATTGTGGATAAAGAAAATCGTCGAATTGATGATTTATTATTAACTAATGCCTCTAAATTACAAATTAATATTGGATATGTCGCAACTTCAGTTGTAATTGGGACCTTAATGCAAGTCATTGTTTTCTTCTTATTATCAATTTATTTTAACTTTTCCGATGGATTATTAATCAATTTTGCTTCAATTATTCCCATAATTTTAATCGCAATGCTTAGTAGCTTAGTTTGGACGATGGTAAATATGGTTATTGATTTATTTTTTGATAATCAAGCATCTATCTCGGGGGTTAACTCAATTGTAGGAACCTGTGCAGGATTTTTTGCAGGTGTGTATATGCCATTAGGTTCCTTGCCTAAAGCTGGTCAAAAAATTATTGAATTTATTCCAGCAGCATATAATTCATCTTTATACCGTAATCTTTTGATGAAGGATCAATTAAATGATAGCTTCAGTGGTTTACCATCAAAGGTATTATCAAGTTTTAAAGATACAATGGGATTAAAAGTGAATGGTGTTACGACACAATTAGGCAATGTTTTTGCCTTATGTATCTTCATTTTAGTTTTAATTATTTTATTTTTATTAATATCACAATTTAAAAATAATCGTTCTTAA